The following nucleotide sequence is from Zea mays cultivar B73 chromosome 1, Zm-B73-REFERENCE-NAM-5.0, whole genome shotgun sequence.
ATACTTTCATGAAAGGGCATCTACTTTATCTgttaatactactactactactacagaaAAATAGACTGCAAATGGAACATCTGAAGGCACATTTTTCAGAAAAGGACTTTCCAGTATTTACGAAAGGTTCAGTTTCCTTATAGCTTTGTAAGCTGATTACATCCGTTGTTGTCTTGTGTCTCACATTCACTTTACAACTATTTGTGTTGTTAGATCATATGTCAGGTCTTCCTATCTTTTACATGGCTTCATGCTGGTACGAAGATTGGCATTCAGTGTGCGAGATCTGTGGAATCTATTTTCAAGTGAAGCACATGCCAAACTAACCAGGTTAGTTGATCCCTTCTCTGTTCAGACCTCTATATTTGCTTACATATTGCATTTTGTGGTCTGAGGACTCCGTGTAGGCTGCAGCCCAGTCCTCATTGTTCTGACCTGCTTTCTTTGCAGCTTGCTCTTTGCGTCTGTTAATTTCTTTCTCCTCTGATTCTGTGTGTGCTCGCTATTCCTACTTCTTGTCCTTTTCATTTAGGTTATACTCAGCGAGGCGGAGGATGAAATGCCAAAGGACGTTGATTTACTTCCAGCGTCATAGAGGCAAAAAAGGATAGCAGAATTGCAGACAAGGTTATAGAGTTAGCTGATGGTGCTGTGAGGGTTAAGAGAAGGAAAGGTCCATGGAGAGGAGAGGATTTCACACTGATGCAAGCGCTCATCAAGGCAGATTTCTGGATTCTGTTTTTCTCTCTTCTGCTGGGCTCTGGATCTGGTCTCACCGTGATTGATAATCTTGGGCAAATGAGCCAGTCATTGGGTTATGAGGAAACTCACATCTCTGTGTCAATGATTAGCATCTGGAACTTTCTTGGACGCATCGGTGGAGGGTACTTCTCAGAGATCATTTTCAAGTAAGACTACTATGCTTCTTTGCTGAATAGAATTTATTTCACATGCCATCTTATAAATATTttgttttcaaatgcttttttggCAGCATAGTCACCTTCCATGTTGAGATATGTTTTGACTCCATCTGTTCCAAAATGTTGGTTGTTTTTAGTTTTGTCCTAAGTCATTTTTCTCTAACTTGGACAAAGTTTATAGAAAAATGCATCGCCATCTGCACATCTTTGTTCTCTGACCCTTTTGCACTCCTTCCCTATTTCCAGAGACTATGTGTATCCAAGGACAATCGCGCTAGGAATAGCCCAAGTCCTGATGGCGATCGGGCACTTCAACTTCGCGATGGCGTGGCCCGGGACAATGTACATCGGCACACTGCTCGTGGGGGTAGGCTACAGCGCGCACTGGGCCATCGTGCCAGCTGCGGCCTTCGAGTTGTTCAGAGTTGCGAGAAATTTGCTGTATTTTTAGTTGCGAGAAGCTATTACGTATGTAATAAGTACGCCAGAGTGGAGGCCGAAAGAACATATTCTTTTATGAAAGATGTAATGAACAGTAGAATCAGAAATTCAGAGTTATGCTCGTGCGGTTTCAACAAAAAGGTAAAGCAAAACAAGCGAAGAATTGAATAGGAACTTGGGATACTGAGCAAACAAAGACTGAAAAGTAAGTCAAAGTGGATTTTCCCCTTCCATTCAAGCCTTCTTGAGATCTTTTGTTTGCCCTGTTTTTTGTCTGATGAAAGACTGAAACTCATGTATTTTCGTGGGCTTTCAAGGAACTCATATGAATGAAGATTCTTTCCCTGCCAGTGACCATTAAAAGAAAGGAATATGTAGAGTCAGAAATTGGTAATCTATCTGTGTTTGTGTAGTTCTTTTCCCTGCATATGACCTTGATGTTTTTAGTTTGTAAAATGAAGCCTAGCTGCTATTATTCCCTTGTTAGTAGTAATGCATACATCATCATACTAATTTTCATTCCAGACTTCCAGTTAGACATGTATCATATGCATGCTTGTATGAGGGACACATTTCTTGGTCAGTTTTTTCAGAAACATGAGAGGATTAGTTTCTTCTTTAATTGTGTACACTTGGATTGCAATTTTATGTCTCAGTGATTGTTTTCTTAATAATAAAATCAATACAATTCATAGACAATGCTACTTGCTTTGTCTGTTAGAGGTGACATCCAAATTATTTCATGTTCACTGGTCCAACAGATTTGGGAAGCTTCAGGGTATTGGTTATGTAATGTGATGTTTTACTATAAAGCCTAGATGCTGTTTTCAAAAACATGATAGTTTTTTCAGAAATACTTGTTTTTCAGTTTGTCCAAAACTTCTGTAATGTGATGTTTTACTATGAAATGTACTGTGATGCATCAAAAGAAAATTAGTAAGATGAGGTATGCAATACTGTTGTGATTTCTACTCCATTTTCTCCAATTTCTTCTTGTTCATTGTCCAAAACTACTGGATACTGGTTTAAGCATGTGTTATCTTGATGTTCTGGTGCTAGGGACATGTTAAATCATTGAACATTAAGACCGACCCGCCATATTTGCTTTCGGCGAGCGACGCGTGCCTGTCCACGGCCACGATTCGGGTCTCCCCGCCATGGTTCTGCAGTATTGCCAAACAAATAAACACTGATTGCATTTTTCTTCATTTCATGCTACCATTGTCTTTCCAGGGAGCAACAATTGTGGACCAAATTGTGAACATAACCCCTGCTGAAGATTACATCTACATCCCTGTTACTGAACAAGTATACTACTAAGCTAATTAGTTTACGTAAATGCAATTGGTCCTTATTTTTAACTGAGATATATATTTTAAAAATCATGCAGCAACTTATGGTCCATGAGGTGACAAGTAGAAGTTCAGCATCTACTGCAGAATTGGAGTACTCCTCAGAGGTGCATTTGTTTCCCAATGCAGTTTTTTACTTCTATTCTTTCTCATAGTTAGATCATGAGCCTTTCATCAACTAGGGGGTTGGGGCATAGTGAGAAAACGTTAGCAAAAGCATCTATAAAAGGTGCCTGTAGGGAGTGCAACATCTTGTGATTTTTTAACTGAATACTGGCTGCATACCTGAAACCCTTTCCCCACGGCAAATTGAATAAATAAACTAGAGCCTATCTGCATTTATATTATTTGGGATGTTTTATAATGTTTGCAGGTTACTCACCACTGGTAAAAAAACAACCATTGACTAAAAGGATATTAGGAATAAAATTTTGTACCTAAAAAAATGCAAAGTGTATTATGGCTTTATCTCGCATTATTTCATTCAAATTATATTAGTTGGCAGTTGTTATTATTGAAAAGTTCTCTTGTCATGTTGTATAGGCCAATGTCAGTCCCAATAGCCGTGTCTATGTGAGCAAGGCCCATGATGTCATGACAAATGTGATTGCAAAGGGTTCAGCAATGAGACAAGACGCAGTAAACAAGGCTAAAACATTTTGAGAAGCATCAATTTAGGGCTAATGCATCAGCGAGGATCAATTCCTTTGATAAACGTGTTGGCCTTTCGGAGAAGATAAACAATGGGATATACGTTGTCAATGAAAGAGTGAAATCAGTAGACCAAAGATTGCATGTTTCTGATAAAACAATGGCTGCATTGCAGGCTGCAGAGCGCAAGCTAAATGATACAGGCTCTGCTGTGAAAACCAACAGGTCTCTTCTTATCCACGCTTTTGTTAATGCTTCAATAATATAGTAATATACTTTAAGCATACGACTTAGAATTTAATTACGATTCTCTTGTACCTTCGTTAATACTTGCACACTTTGTTGTATTTGAGGATCCCTTTGCATTCATGGGTTTCTTTAGAGTATTGCTAATTTCTTCCAGTATTTTGTCCAACTTGCAGGTATGTGTCTGCTGGAACAAGCTGGCTGAATGGTGCTTTTAGCAAGGTCGCCAAGGCTGGTCATGTTGCTGGCTCAAGAACCAGAGAAAAGTTCCAGTTGGCTGTGTCAAATCTAACAGCCAAAGTAAGTGATAACTGATAATTGAGACTGTTGCTTGCTGCTCAGTAATAAATATGTTATAGCATAACATGTCGAATAGCTTCAAATTGCAGAGTGATGTAGCTTTGGTAGCTAAGTACCATCGTTTCCTTTTCTACACTCTGGCTGATATAGCATAATTTGTTCCATGAGTTGATATTTACTTAACATGATCAGCTGAACAACATATTTGCACACATATATAGTAGAACTGGTCCTGATTCTCGATCAGTCAAGAAAGCATTACCAGGTCAGTGGCTATCAATAAGTTAATTAAAATTGTGATATTGAGAACAAACAATAACCAGATGTAGAGTGCTACTAGAACAGTTTGTCAATTTGGCTGTGAAGTTTTGAATATCCATGCTGTGCATCTACATATATGTCATAAGAGGCAACAGTCTAGGGAGCTCCATTTATGAAGTTTACTGAGTTGCAGTTTTATATGCTTCACACACTTCTGAAACATACTTTTTCTCTAATGAAAATAGGGCCCTGCTGTTGTTGCCTGAGGGGGATGCTGGTTAAGAAAGCTCTCTTTCTGAGGAAAATCCATTGGAAGCTCTCTTTCATGGAGGGAGACAACCCCTTCGCCGCATGGAGAAGCTTACGAAGGCAAGGCAACAACTCAGCGGATGTCGTTGCACAGCAAGCGGACACCTGTGATGGAGCAGTATATAGCGTTAGTTCTATACATGTATTTTAATCTCTATATAGAGTAATCTCAGTAATAAAACTGAGTCTTTGACAGCGAGGCCAGAGCAGGCGTCCCCAGCGTCCCCATACGCGCTTGTCGCCCCCACCCTGACAGAGGCCGCTCACTCGTGGTGCAGATCTCGCCCTTCACCTTCTCTGCCTTCGGCATCGCCGTCTCCATCGGCGTCTTCGTCCTCGGCATGGCATGGTGAGTCACAGTGTGCCTCCACACCCTGTGTCGCCAGATCTGCACGGCGTTGGAGGCTCCAGTGGTGTCCTCCATGGAAGAAACATAGGTGAGTAGACTACCACCATCAGTTCCCATCTCTTCTTGTTATTCTTCATCAAAGTTTTTAGTTACTGCAACCGTTGTTGCTCGTATTATACCACTGCATGTTTAAATCGCCCCCTTCCAAGTTATAAACATATGCCCCTATTAATTATGTTTCAGGTCAAAGGGCCATACTTCATAGCTATTTGCCCCACAATGTTTCAAGTGAAAGGGCCTAAGAGTATTGGAGCACTCTATGTTACCTGCTTGGCGTCAACTATTCAAATTTTACTCTAGGGTAGTAGATAATTTTCCTTGTCGAGTTTTATTTTGGTATATGTAACTTTGTAATTGGTCCTAAGCGTATTGGAGCACTCTAAATTAACAGGTGCTTGAAGCTAATGATGAAGTTATACAACTTGGATGAATAAACCTTTGTTGTAGTGACATAAGGAGTTTCGAAACTGCaaggaattttaaatttgaatatTTTTCAGTGAGATGTTAAGGTTGATAATATATGCGTTTTCGTTTTTAATCTTTATGCACTAATATTTTGTAGAAAGTAGTTTGTTCACCATTACAACGCACGAGCACATACCTAGTCTAATGATTAAAAGCGGAACAGCGGGGGGTCGGACTCGGACCTCCCCGGCCGGATCCTGTAAACCCTAGCTGCCCGGCGATGAGTTGCGTGCTTTGCTGGCGTCCTGGCTCCTGCCCATGCATGCATCGCACTTGATGCCCTTTGGAGCACCGGTGGGTGCTACCCATTGGCGAGACCAGTCCGGCAAAGCGAAGCATTGGTCAGAGAATGAATCGACGTGGCTTGCACACTCATTATTCCGATCGATCGAGCGACCGCAGCAGCATACTTATTACAGCGCATGGTGCGGAGCAGAGCGAACACACCGAATTATCTGATTGGATTATTGGGACTCCATAATGACTTGGTTTGCAGAAGAAGTGCTCAACAAGCCGTAAAGCAGGCATGATGTCAGGGGCGCGATAGTTGTTTTGTTTCCTTAATTGCTTGAGTGTACACGGGGTAAAGGAAGCTGCTTGTATCCTGTGCCTGTGCGCGGCATCTTGAACGTACGTAGCTAGTGCTGCAACCACATGTGCATGTGTGTGTGAGTGAATATATATAAACGAAAACAAATAAAAGGATCGACGATGCCTGCTTGGTTTCTCaaaaggagggaggaggaggaacaTCTGTATTCCGGAGACGCGCTGGCCCAACTTCCGGTTCCCAAGGAACATTTTTATATCCTGCAGATGGGAATAAGGTAGCTTGTACATAAAAAAGGAACAATATGAAGTACTATAAGGTAAGAGTaaaagagaaaaaaagaaagaaacgaTACAGTTATTAGATTATACGGTTTATAGAGTAAATTAGAAATAGAAGATGAAACAATAGGATGAGTAAGCTGCTCCAGAAAGCCTAAAGTGATCTAATAGAATCATGTGCATTCAATGTACAGATATATTATGTAGAAAAAAAAAATCTTGGGCTCCAAACGCAATGGTAACCGCTGACTTACTTCGCCGGGACATTATTATGGACAAATAGTGTATCCCGTGTAACTTGGGGTCTATCTAAGAACTAATTTttagtttttttattttattatattttaGTTTGTAGTTTATCAAATCTATTGTAGTTTTTCGTATTTAGTAATTTatgaactaaaataaaataaatagacAAAAAATTAGTCTTTATAAACCAAACACGCCCTAAACTAAAAATACCCCTCTTATTCCGGCGGCACCCGTTGTTTGACGAGAGAGAAAAAAGCATAGACTTGGCCGTGAAGACAGACGAACTTGGCCGTGAAGGCAGACGAACAAAGCGGCGGGCGATAACATTCCATTCCATTCCATCAACATTAGCGTCATGCACCTGATGCAATTAATGAGAAGCACATGGGAGGCCATCATGTTTGTTCTTCGTTTAGGTGCAGCGCGTGACTCCTCCCTCCCCTCACTCATATCATCAGCTCCAGCGCGGGCCGGGCTCCTTCATGTCGACGTCGACCGTCGCCTGCCGAGACGGGGGGCGGCGACCCACCTGTACGGCTGTACGCACGCACGCGCGCGCTCGCGAGGGGGCCCCCCCCTCGCGACGTGTGTCGACGGCGACGCAGCATCGCCGCGGTGAACGATGGACGTCGACGGGGATCGGACTGCCTGTATTCCATTCCATTGCGGTCGCCGTCCATAGATGCCTAGCTGTTGAtcaatagatagatagatagattcaAGATTCTCATTCTCCCACAGGCCAGGCTCCGATCGACCCGCCCCCACCGTACCGTGGTTTTTCATAATGTGCTGCTGCCCGCAACAACGCGCAAAGCAAGTCTGCAACCACAACATAATAAAGCGTTTCAATAAACGCATCATGCATGATGCCGACTTTAGTGTACCGTACCCGGCGGACACACAGCGAGCAATGATTTGATCTCAGGGCGCCACGCGTCACTGGGCACTCTCGGGCAGAGACGCCATCTCGGCCGTTCGGTCCATATGGATCGAGTCGACACTCCACAGCAGCGTACGTCTTGCACGGCCAACCACTCCATGTCAGTACGTACACTCCGTATAATTTGTTTCACTGCTCATTTCCTCGGTGCTCACCTGTTGTACACACAGTACGTACACGACGGTATACGTAAAGTCTGTTGTGCAGCATGGTTGCCCTGCCCCATGTGATATCGACGCAATGTACTGCATGGTTCCCCACCAGGGTCAAAGCACGTTACTGTGCGTGACGCCAGAGCATACGCAGACGCAGGCGCAGCTAGCCTGGTTGAATCTGTTCGTGTCTCAAAGGTCAAACTATGCATGCCACTGTGCCGGGTCTGTCAGGTCGTTTTCCTACCACGGTTGGCCGTATAGGTGCTGTGCTCGTTGCCTGTGAGCCATGGCGGTCAGAGAGGGGCCAGCTGGGCTCTCGTCTCGGTCGCGTGATGACGACCGGAGAGGGCTCTCCATGGACAACTTttctcctcccctcggcggagcgtGGCTGGTTATTGTTGTGCTGATGCTGATCACTGATCAGGGCGGGGAGCGGAATGCGCATGAATAATGACTGGCGCCGATGCACTTGATTATGTGCTGCGCTGTGCTGCGACTGTGGATGCAGTATATGTCAGAGCTAATTCCCTCAATGCCAGCAAAACCTATACCAAACCCCTGTATATATATGCCATCAATTTAGATTTTGAGTCCCTTCAATACCATCGCAGTCATTGCTGGCGCCATCTCCTACCGTTACCTGGTCATTTGGGCTCACTCGTCGTACCCTAACCTCCGTTCTCTTCCCTTTCTCACTTCATCTCCatgaatgactcacaagtcacatCACGTGCAGGAAAAGGTGGGGCTGCTGCCCATCGAGCTCACTGCACCGGAGCCGTCCTAGCCTCGCGCGCGGGGTATTGAAGGGGCTCAAAATCTAAATACATGGTATTGAAGGAAACTTATAATTTTTGATGGTATACAGATGTTCGGTATAGATTTTGATGGTATTGAAAAAAAGATTCTCTATGTGTTAAAGTAGGTGGGATTATATCCTCTTTTCCTTTATTTATCTACCAGCAGAGTCATGAACGAACACGGGTGTTGCGACGCGAGGCCGGAGTGGAGCTGGGACGTCCTGGCCCGGCCCAAACCTGCGCCCGGCGGGGGTATCCGCGCGGCCCATTCCACGACGCCATCAACAAACGGGCAAGTCAATCGGTCGCCATCGGCCCAAATTTCTGTGTACGGCATTTTGAAGTCTGCCAAGGTTTTAAAATAACATGAGCTTCCATACGTCCCCATCTTGAGATCTCGTTAGCCGACAATCCAACGTAATCCCTTCTGTTATTTTTGGGACTTAACCGTGCTATAAGTCAGGGGCAAAATGGTAATTTTGTTCCTATCTAAAACGAGTTAGGAGgtatttgaatgcactagaactaatagttcgCTGCTAAGATTAGCTGAAGGCATCCAAACAACTATTTTTAccaaattagctaatagttagatAATTATCTGTTGGTTAGCTATTTACACTAACATTTTTCAGTCAACTAACTATTAGATCTAGTTCATTCAAACACCCCTAGTGACATAGTCCAGTTCATGTCTACTTGATTTTAAGCCAGATTCTTGATAATTTAAATGGTTTAAGGTTGTCATAACTATACAAAACAATGAATATATTGTTTTTTTAACATGAAAGCATGTGAGATGTTGCTCAAAACTAAACATGGATAAACTAAACTCTACACTAATCCATTCTCCACCCAACAATAAAGTCACTATTTTGTCTTTCGACTTAATAGCATTGAGTCCTTAAACTAACGGAAGCATCATATAAGGAACCAATTTTTTTACTTGTTTCTTAAGTAAGCAAAGCAAGCTTGCTCCAAGGGATGAAATCTTTCAACGACTAGGGAAGTGTCACCAATAACTTTTTGGGTCAAATATGCAACTTCAGAAATAAAAGGGACAAAGAAGGAAGTGGAACTTTTTCTATGGCTAAGTGAATAATTCTCTCCATATTTTTTATTTATCTCTATGTGCTCCTGTAATATAGTGTGTTCTAGATATTTTAGAACAAATCAAGAAAGAGCATGTACTCTTACTTTATTTTCTAATAAAATGCTATCATCAATATCATTAATCGTGATTGGTTTACAAATAACAATATAATATCAACCAAATTTATGCAACCATTTACTGAAAATTGGTTTTTGTTCCCTAGACTTTCTTAGTCTGTTTGagtattttttttttgttttttgcaTGGGAGTATGGATCACCATCagtctgtggttgctgatttttttTAAAGCTTAATCCTTTTGTCAAACATCCTCATTTATACCTCTTGTGGTAAAAAACTCAGCTTTGAATCTTAGAGTCATCGTTGTAAGCCATGACACTGAGGTAAAATGGCTCGACGTTATGACCTATGACGCCAAGATTGCATGACTGGTGATCATATAATGCTAGTGTGGTAGTCATCTTGTTGCCGTAACCTTTGTGCCACAATCTTGGCGCCGAGGTGGCTCCACTATGGCGTGACTGCGTGAGCATAGCTCCACTATAGAGTTAAAGTACTATTTAGAAGTATAAGATAACTTATAAATATCATTATAGAGAAGATGATTTTGAGAATACGGTAAGAGAAGTCTGTTAAAAAGAGTGTTATAATAGGGGAAAAAAACTCCCCTCGCTCCTTCACCGGCGCTTCCTCCCGAGCTGCCTCCGCTCCGCCGCCAGCTGTCCCCTCCCCAGCGCGTCATCCGTCTGCACGCCACCGCCTATCCACTCGCCTGCACATCGCCGCCCTAGCAGAGACGTCTGCacatcggcgcctggaggacgagAAGCGAGGAAGAAGACCCACACTCTCCTGGAAAACGCATCACAAGACTTCAGCCTCCCTTTCCGGCCGGAGATCCGACTCGCGTCTCCGCGACAGATCCGGGCAAACGGCGGCTGATGCAGTTCTTCGGCGGTTCGTCGCTGACGTCGATCGCGCCGGAGGCGACCCCAGCCCCGGCGGCGCCCCCCGGCACGGGCACGGGCGCCAGCGCGCAGGTCCTCTACGTCTTCAACCGTAACGGCGTCTGCCTGCTCTACCGCGAGTGGCATCGCCCGCTCCGCACGCTCGATCCCACCCAGGACCACAAGCTCATGTTCGGACTCCTCTTCTCCCTTCGCTCCTTCACCGCCAAGATCGACCCAACCACGTACGTCCTACTTCTCGATCTTCTAGCACTCGTGTGAGCGATTATCTATTGAGACGGCCGTTAGTCGGAACTCGGAAATAATTTCTCATCGATTCTGCATCTGGCCAATGTATGACCTTATGTTAGAAACTAGACTAAAAGGCAGGTGCGACCTTGCCCCGCGAAAGTTAAGATTGGGCCTGTTCTGATCAGCCCACACATTTAGTTTTTGGTACACTTAGTAACTACTTAGTATGTATGATGATCTAGTACGGTTTATGCAGAGCATGACAGTCTTGCCAAATCACATACGAATGTTAACCAAATGACTAAATATTTGGAGTGCCAGCTCTAACTTTTGTGTGATCTGATAGTTCAGTTTGAAAGCAGAGAAAACCCACAATGGTTTTATGGAATATGATGGTCAGAAAATAAAAATGTTCTATATCTCAGCACAAACATTGAACAGCACGACATACACAGCAGAAGCCCATAAGGCAGACTGATAAATTAATTGATGATACAAATGGGTAAAGTAGTAAGTAAACTATCTGCATTTCTCACCTAATGCCAAGAACTCTTGGATTCATCCTCCAAGGACCTCTTGTTGTACTTTCGAAAATTAATGTACTTACAACATTGAAACTAGTCCCTGGAAATAAATGAGCATATAAAATGATTTTTTTACCAGCGTAAACTGATAGCATGAGATTAGTTGTGAGTCAGAAAATTACTTGCAAAAATGAGCCTGGACCTCAAATATTTTTAGCAGCCTAAACTGATAGCATGACTGTGAGGTTACTTGTGAATCAGAAACTACATACAAAAATGAATCTGTTTCGCAAAGTAAGGCAGTCTGTCCTCCGAACAAATCCCTGTTGAAGCATGCTGACAGATCGACCTCCAGTGCTGGTGATAGCAAACACCGGACACCCTTGCGGCCTTGCCAGACATGACAATTCGACAGTGGAGGGGCTAGAGGAAGAGACCGAGCTGCAGGCATGTCATGGCGTTTCAAATGATCATTTTATCGAACACTATGGGGTGTCCATTGAGCATTTGCAGCTCCAGCCCACCATCAGCGCCATGCCAGTACCCCTCCTGCTGCACATCTGTGCTTCGTATCCTTCTTGCGCCATGTGCCTACGCCATCAATGCATGCTCTGCTCCTCCACATGCTGCGACATTGCTACTCCGTCTCCACTCTGCGTAGGTAGGGGAGAGGAACAGGAAAAGAGCGGTGGCTAGGGTGATGCTGTGCCAGGGAGAGAAGACAGGGGGAGAGGGTGGCAGCGTAGCGA
It contains:
- the LOC109942183 gene encoding uncharacterized protein, with amino-acid sequence MQALIKADFWILFFSLLLGSGSGLTVIDNLGQMSQSLGYEETHISVSMISIWNFLGRIGGGYFSEIIFKDYVYPRTIALGIAQVLMAIGHFNFAMAWPGTMYIGTLLVGVGYSAHWAIVPAAAFELFRVARNLLYF